A window of the Mesorhizobium opportunistum WSM2075 genome harbors these coding sequences:
- the tuf gene encoding elongation factor Tu, with protein sequence MAKGKFERTKPHVNIGTIGHVDHGKTSLTAAITKYFGEYKRYDQIDAAPEEKARGITISTAHVEYETANRHYAHVDCPGHADYVKNMITGAAQMDGAILVVSAADGPMPQTREHILLARQVGVPSIVVFLNKVDQVDDAELLELVELEVRELLSKNEFPGDDIPIVKGSALAALEDSNKTIGEDAIRELMAQVDAYIPTPVRPLDKPFLMPIEDVFSISGRGTVVTGRVERGVVKVGEELEIIGIRPTTKTTCTGVEMFRKLLDQGQAGDNIGALLRGVDREGVERGQVLAKPGTVKPHKKFVAEAYILTKDEGGRHTPFFTNYRPQFYFRTTDVTGIVSLPEGTEMVMPGDNITVDVELIVPIAMEEKLRFAIREGGRTVGAGIVVTIKE encoded by the coding sequence ATGGCAAAAGGTAAATTCGAGCGCACTAAGCCTCATGTGAACATCGGCACGATCGGTCACGTCGATCATGGCAAGACGTCGCTGACGGCGGCGATCACGAAGTATTTTGGCGAATACAAGCGCTATGACCAGATCGATGCGGCGCCCGAGGAGAAGGCGCGCGGCATCACGATCTCGACGGCGCACGTCGAATACGAGACGGCCAACCGCCACTACGCCCACGTCGACTGCCCCGGCCACGCCGACTATGTGAAGAACATGATCACCGGTGCCGCGCAGATGGACGGCGCGATCCTGGTGGTGTCGGCCGCCGACGGCCCGATGCCGCAGACCCGCGAGCACATCCTCTTGGCCCGTCAGGTCGGCGTGCCGTCGATCGTGGTGTTCCTGAACAAGGTCGACCAGGTCGACGACGCCGAGCTGCTCGAACTGGTCGAGCTCGAGGTTCGCGAGCTTCTGTCGAAGAATGAGTTCCCCGGCGACGACATTCCGATCGTCAAGGGTTCGGCACTGGCCGCGCTTGAGGATTCGAACAAGACCATCGGCGAGGACGCGATCCGCGAGCTGATGGCTCAGGTCGACGCCTACATCCCGACCCCGGTTCGTCCGCTCGACAAGCCGTTCCTGATGCCGATCGAGGACGTGTTCTCGATTTCGGGCCGCGGCACGGTGGTGACCGGCCGCGTCGAGCGCGGCGTGGTCAAGGTCGGCGAGGAGCTGGAGATCATCGGCATCCGTCCGACGACCAAGACGACCTGCACGGGCGTGGAGATGTTCCGCAAGCTGCTCGACCAGGGCCAGGCCGGCGACAACATCGGCGCGCTGTTGCGCGGCGTTGACCGTGAAGGTGTCGAGCGCGGCCAGGTTCTGGCCAAGCCGGGCACGGTGAAGCCGCACAAGAAGTTCGTGGCCGAAGCCTACATCCTGACCAAGGACGAAGGTGGCCGTCACACGCCGTTCTTCACCAACTACCGTCCGCAGTTCTACTTCCGCACCACGGACGTGACCGGCATCGTGTCGCTGCCGGAAGGCACCGAGATGGTGATGCCCGGCGACAACATCACGGTCGATGTCGAGCTGATCGTGCCGATCGCCATGGAAGAGAAGCTGCGCTTCGCCATCCGTGAAGGCGGCCGCACCGTCGGTGCCGGCATCGTCGTCACCATCAAAGAGTAA